In Rosa rugosa chromosome 4, drRosRugo1.1, whole genome shotgun sequence, the genomic stretch TCAAATATGATCAAGTAGCTGGTCCTGTGTTTGGTTGATTGAGTATTCTGTGACTTTTCTCATTTAAGTATATTTCTCGCTTTAAAATAGGACAAGTGGAAGTTATTTGTGACTTTGTGAGAATGTGATTTGAAATTCTTTCTGGGTGCTGTATTTGATGGGTGAAGGATTAGAATAGTTGATGATAAGAAATGAGGTTTTGAATCATTTTGTGATTGCTCTTGATGAGCCAcggcattgttttttttttcccggcTCTCTCTTTGCTCTTCTTTTCCTTAATCATCGCTCCTTGATATTGATCGTTGAAATTAAACTAAGTCGTTTTGTttctatgaatttttttttttttgattcgtGTTCTTTCTGGGAATTATTGAAGATGTAGGGATTTAGACCTTCCTGGCTTATTTATGAGGATTGATGACTTTTTAGGGGCAGTTGCTGCAAGTAGTCCTAACTTTATTACTGGAATCCTCTGATAAGTGCTATGTTTTGTAGAATTCTGTAACTTCTGCAATTAAGTTACCTTCTCAACTTGGTTCTTTTCTTTGTATTAACATTTGGTTGATGCCTCATCATGTGCACTTTTGTATACAGTTAACATACATGTCCCTTAGTAGTGTCATTGATGCCTTTTTGTTAATCTTCTGCAATATTCTTAATTTCAAAGCTTAATTCTATACATGAACTTCAGTAGTTCACTGTTGTTCCCTTCTATTGCATTATTCTTTTGCTGATATTGATATGAGTTACAGATTCATACTTAGTGTTTAACTTTCAAATGAATCTATGGGATATTTATAGTCAGTGAATGCTGTTCTGTTGGGTTTGTATTACCTAAACAGTGAAGTGATGCATAATAAAGGATTTGATATCACTTAACTGTATCCTTTATTATGTATCACTTCACTATTGGTTTCCAGTTTCCAATTGGTTTCCTCCTCTTAGTAAATTTCTGGATATTGAGTATGAATTTTCCTTGCTCTCGATTTTTGTTTGcagattttgaagaaattttatAAGCAGTGTGATCCTGGTCAGTGCTCACTGTTTCAGTCTCCTTTTCTAAATTTTATTCCCTGCTGAATTACTATTTGTTGCTGCACCACTTTTTGTATAGATAGAACTGCAGCAAGCAATGTTTTTGGAGAGACTCCATGACCAACTTTTGATAGGCTAACACCTTTTGTATACATACACCTGGAACAACTAGAGCAACTATTTTTTGGAAAATGTTCCAGCAGTTGACCTTAAACTAAGATAGCCTATTTTTTGAAAACTACTATAATGGAAAATGTTGCCAGTAGAAACTTAGATAACATCTCAAAGCTAGGGCACGATTTAATTCATCTTTTGTTTTAGATGATCTGCAGTGATGATATTGTACTATTTTGTCATATTGTACAATTTTGTCTGAGATCCTTGATTTATAATGTAGCAATGGTCTCAAGACAATTGAAAACAATTTTGTCGTCCTTTAAGTTTAGTTCTATTACATCTAATTCATTGATAACGATacatcccgcagcaaagcgcgggaaagttttctagttatttactatatactaaagttGGGTTGCTGTTCATTTAACAGTGATTTGGCTCCAAGTGGTTTGACGCTTTTGCCCTCgctactaatttttttttgttttgccgCTCTACCACGGATCTGGATATATTGTGTCTGCGCGTTGTTTTCCTCTTTCTTCTGCAGTCCTGTAACCATCTTTATCAATTCAGAGGGATAGAGAgatacacagagagagagagagagggagagagaaatcggttgTGTTTGATCGAGAGATAGATCAGAGGCAAAGTTTGAACCCTTGATCCGGTAATTGTCTCGCCGAATTCTCAGGTCTGGTTGTATTTGGAAGTGAATATTGTCTCCAAGTTGTGGTCTTTGGATGGAAATTGGGGGTTTCTGATTTGTGGGTTTtccattgttttgttttttttggtgaaattggGTTTCGGGTTTGCTTTGTTTGATCGTCGATTGTGGAAATTGAGAATTAAGGGTTTGGTTTTTTGCTTCATTGTTCATGGTTTTGGTGATAagggtgtttgtttgtttaattatttgtttgtttgatatGTCAACTTCTGATGTCAAATTTGTTATTTCATGGAATGTCAAACATGGTATTAAGGTGTCAGTTTTGGGAGTCTTGCAAAAGAAAACGTTGTTAAAtttttggctgctttgttgGTTAAAGGATGAACCCAGGCAGAATGGTAGGATATGCATTCTAAAGAAAGTGATAGTATGATAAAGTGGTTGACATTTGAACAAAGTGTCTTATATATATCAGACAGATAGTCAATTGTAACTATAGTGATCGTATATATCTGGAGCCTAGTTAGTTAATACGCGTTTGTATAAAACTTTAATACGcgtataattgaaaaaaactTCAGTACGGCGTATTGAAATTGTAGACTCGGGTTTTTTCGCGTATTATTGAGTTCAACCTTTTAAAACACGTTTTATACACGTATCCGTTTTAtacggagtaaaaatacttggaatttgaaaaaaaaaattaaagcgcTAGTTAATTAAAACGCGTATAAAACTTCAGTATGCgtataattaaagaaaaacttCTATATAGCGTATTGTAATTCAAGCGCCTGATTATATTTTACTTGGGTGCCATATCCTTTTTTTCATGTTGTATCACATATCATAAATGATATAAAATAAAGCAAGAGTTTAGAGTAGattattagttattttcttaCAAAAATAGTGTTTTATATATCCGTATTTTTGAACCCGTTTTTTCTACTACTTGCCGAATTATACACGTATAATTCAAACTTATAAATTTGCCGTATGGCGTTTTTTTGACCGAATATTTGACCGTATCGTTAGACTAGGTAAACCGAATAATACACGTACGTTTCTTTTCCGAATTATACGCGTCCCGTTTTTTACTAACTAGGATCTGGAGTGAAACTAATTCAAAGAATGAATGATTGTTATATATTTGAGTTTGGTTTGGATAGTAGGGATTGCAGATATGAGCAATTTTCAATGAAATGATTTTATCAATTTTGGTAACTCAAAAACCTTTATCAATTATTGTTTTGTTATATCCTCTTTAGCCTAAGTTTGGTAAGAAATCTAATGTATGAGTTATTCTGAGATTACATGAACAATTGAATCAGATTTTATTTCACAATTGCTTGCAATAGTCTCTGTACACAAACATTTTTCCTTATAAAATGTTTGTATTATGCTGAttggtcctttttttttttcagtattGTTGTAATAATTAGATTCAATTGATAATCTGTTTCCACCTTTGTACTTCATAACATCAGTATAGCTGAAATTGAAATAGAAATGAAATATCAATTAATACTTCATTGGTAAAATTGAAACAATGTAGGTATCATGTGAAATCTTGAATTACTAATGTATATTTTCTTTCGTCATAGCAGAGATACTGTGTGCACattatgaaaataaatttaGTTATATATCTTCAATGTGTATACAGTATCTAGATCTTTTTTCCCCCCTCCACTGGTTatagttgttttgttttgcttCTATAGGTTATATGCAAAGGAGTATCTACATTGTTCTGTTGCCACTATTCCTGATTCTGTTATTTGGTGTTGGTTCAGTGCCCAGTTTTCATTCAGGTATGTCATCTTTATTGGCAGATTATTAACTGTTTGAattttttgtaattatttgttTTCTATTGAGAAGATGTGATTGGATTAATGATTAAAATGGCATTTTCATTTTGGTAAGagttctgtgattgttttttcCTGTTTTTGCTAATTGAATAAGTGTGGTTTTTCAGTTGATAATTCTTTTTGAGTGAGGTTGCATATCTTGCTACGGTGCTGCTGTTTTTTGATATTGTTTAAATAATGGAATGTGCTGTTTGTTTTTGGTTCTGTAGACATCAGGAATAGTGTGTTATAAAAAAATACAAGTATTTCAAATTCAGGTACAAATGTTTACTTGATGTTGTTAATGTACTATAAGTTTTTTATAAAAGATGACAAAACACAAATTCAATGCTGTCATTACTAAAGCATATCTGTGCCCATTATTGAGTTCATCGTTTGTTAGAAGAACACAAGCTCAATAGATAGTGGAAGTATGGAGCAGTCGCACAAGGCACATAGGTCCCGGCAGTCGGGTTCCAAGGCCGATAAGAAGAAGTCCCAAAAAGATTCGAAGAAGCAAAACCCCAAGGCATTCGCTTTCAGCTCAACTGTCAAAGCCAAGCGTCTCCAGTCTCGTGCCGTCGAGAAAGAGCAGCGAAGACTTCATGTTCCGACCATTGATCGCTCCTACGGCGAACAACCTCCTTTTGTTGTTCTTGTTCATGGACCTCCCAAGGTATCATTCATTCGCTGATACATTTTTCTCCGATTCTACGTATTACGTTGTTACTTACTCCTGATATTGATTCTAGGTTGGCAAGTCTTTGTTGATCAAGTCCCTTGTAAAGCATTATACCAAACATGATTTACGGGAGGTGAAAGGCCCGATTACCATTGTATCAGGTGCCAAATTGCATCTCTAATTCTCTTCCCGTACTTGCAATTATTTAATCTTGTTTGATATTAACTTTCACTGTTATTCACCTTCCTTTTGATAGGGAAGCAGAGGCGGGTTCAGTTTGTGGAGTGCCCCAATGATATCAATGGTATGATTGATGCCGCAAAATTTGCTGATTTAGCATTGCTTCTTATAGATGGAAGCTATGGTTTTGAAATGGTGAGAACAACAGACTTCTACTCTTTCCACTCAGATAAATGTGTCATTTCTATGTATTGTGGGATATTGTTCTTACTCTTTTGGATTCTGATCATTTGTGATGCGCTTCATTTCCTTTTGCAGGAAACATTTGAGTTCCTTAATATATTGCAAGTCCATGGCTTCCCAAAGGTCATGGGAGTTCTCACTCACCTTGATAAGTTCAAAGATGCAAAGAAACTGAGGAAAGCAAAGCAGCATTTAaaacatcggttctggactgaAATATATGATGGAGCTAAATTGTTTTATTTATCCGGTCTTATTCATGAAAAGTAAGTAATGAAGTTTCTCTATTGTCATCCACTCGTGGATATTGACAGGTGTTTTGactgatgttgttgttgttaatttttttttatccctTTTAAACAAATAGGTATGTCAAACGTGAGATTCACAATCTGGCTCGTTTCATATCTGTTATGAAGTTCCATCCTTTATCTTGGAGAACTGCTCATCCTTATGTTCTAGTAGATCGTTTTGAAGATGTCACTCCCCCTGAAAAAGTGCGCTTGAATGATAAATGTGATAGAAATGTCACACTTTATGGTTATTTGCGGGGTTGTAACATGAAAAAAGGAACAAAGGTATGTGCTGGAATTATGAAGCTATTCTTGCTTTGACTATTCATAAATTTTATAATCAAAATATATTCTTTGAAGACAAGATTATGATCAGATATACAATACTCCTCATACATTGGATTGTTAATTTAACTCATTTTCAGATTTTATTTCATTTAGTAGAGAATCAAAATGATATTATCCAGGAATTCCGTCCCAAaattttatctctctctctctctctaccatcAAAATAATTCTTCTAGGAAACAGTTTCAGAGGTAGCAGTAAAAAAATTCGATTGAATGGAATGGTGACCGTAACTTCAGATGTTCAGTTGAAATTTAGGATTGCCTTATTGGATGCTTCTGAAGATTTAGTGCATAGTTTTTTTCatgcctttttttttaaaaaaaaacttctgtCATAAGATTACAGGATTTATTACCAAAAAAATTTGGGAGATTGATTATAATGTGTCTTTATCAATTTGGACAGATTGACAGTGTAGTAAAGAAATAATATGCATTGCTTAAAATTTAGTGTCTCACATTCCTTAATCCTGCAAACATTGTACTGCTTTGAAACTAGGTGTCATAGATGTCATGTGATTCCGTTTTGTATGCTATATGATTATGTTTTGTATATTGTCCAGATTCACATGGGTGTTGGTGGTTGCAGTTaatgttttgattttttgtttggaATGATATATTTTTCTGATGTACATTGTGTGTCAGATTCATATTGCAGGTGTTGGTGATTACAGTGTCGCTGGTATGACAGGCTTAGCTGACCCCTGTCCTTTACCCTCTGCTGCCAAAAAGAAGGGGCTGCGTGATAAAGAAAAATTGTTTTATGCACCTATGTCTGGACTTGGGGATCTCCTGTATGACAAAGATGCTGtctatataaatataaatgatCACTTTGTTCAGTTTTCAAACCAGGATGAAAAGGAGGAAGCAACGAACAAAGgttgatttttcttttatattttttgtttgattgtttGAAAAATACTTTTATTTGTTGGCTGAATCAGAAGGAAACATTTTATTTCTACTGCACTCCGTCACCATTTTGTTAATgtgaagttttattttattattgatTCACTACACACATTTTTATGTTTCAATGTAAAATCAAGTTTCTATCCTCCTTTTTCACTTCCATCAATTTCATTTGTTGATTTCTTGGGTCCGTGTCACAGGAGAGCTTGAGGATGTGGGTGCGACCATGGTTAAAAGTCTTCAAAACCCAAAATATTCGCTTGATGAAAAGTTGGAGCAGAGCTTCATTAACTTTTATATCCAGAAGCCTAAATTGGAATCTCAACATGATGAAAAAGATCTTGATGAAtccagaaaacacattcgtATGAGAGAGCCTTTAGAGGAACATCAGTTTGGGGAAACAATGAAAGCTGGGGGTTCTGGTCAAGAAAGTAATGTTGAGGATATTGATGgctcagaatcaaaatcttATCAGAATGATGCTGCTCGTAATGTTGCACTAACAAAAAGTGATTCTAGTGGATCTGATAGAGAAAATGGTGACGTATCAGATCAAGATGTTAACCTTAAAGATCACTTGAAGGAACATGTTGAGTTTCATGATGGAAGGTCAAGGAGAAAAGTTATCTTTGAAAATGACCTTAATCCTACTGATATGGAGGTGAGCAAAGCTTAATATCATCATTAAATATCTGTTTTAAATAAAGGCGCGTACATTTCTGCAAGTAGAATTTGGTGGTCCACATACTGTACTGTACACTTAAGAGCTCTAAATTGTTTTCACTACTTGGGTGTTTTTCTGGAGTTCACATCACTCTGCTATAATCACAGTAAAGCTACTTTGAGTAATGAGTATAATAATCATATATGATCCCATTCTTTGTAATCTTATTGGCTTTTACTTTGTTTTATCTAATGATCCTCATGGGCTGGTCATGGTTAGGTGGTACGAAAGCACTGTTATATTTTATTTCCTTCTAATCCCTTGTTTTTCTACTATGTCTTTGAACTATGCTATCCTGGCGTTAAATTTTCAATTGAGGATTGGATGCATGCTTTATATCCGATGGTATGCACCATGTTTAAACTACAAGCCATGATCTTGGTCTATATTACTAATGTTCTATGCTTCATTATAGGATTCAGAAGAGGAGTCAGAAGATGATGACGACGGTGGCGATAATGATGCAGATAATCATACCTCTTCTGGTTCAGAGTCTTCAGAGGAAGATAGAGAAATCGATGAGACAGATGGTACACAttgcattttcaatttttatgtaGTAATGTTCTCATTTTCTGTGCAAGAACCATACTAAGGCTTTGTGACAATTAGAGCTTTTGCAGCCTGGTTGCTTATATTACAATTAAAGCCCCGAGTCATTTGCTACTAGTTCTCTTATGAGTACAAACAGTAATATATACTATGGATTTGTAATGCATaaatcacaaaatttcattcaCCAATGGCTCATTCACTGGAATCTCTCAATTGTTGTTCCAGACTGCATTGACAAAGAAATTTTCATTCTGTGTCTGATGCTTTTACCCTTTTTGGCCTCATACTAGATGATGTGGGAAACATAGCAAAGTGGAAGGAGGCTTTGGCAGAACGGACATTTTCGAGACAAACTACTAACCTTATGCAACTTGTATATGGGAAATCTTCATCGGTTTCAACTAAAGCCAATGAAGAACAAGACAGTAGTGAGGAGGAAAGTGATGGAGATGACTTTTTTAAGCCAAAAGGAGACGGAATTAAGGTTTGTTGTAGAGAGTGCTTGTTTATAATTTTTACATATCTGAAACTAAATTTGTTGATGAGCGTTGTTTTATTATTTTCGTTGTTTGTTTTTTGCAGAAACATAGAGTAGAAGCAGAAAATTGGAATGTTGAGGATTCTTCCAAATTTACAAATCATTCAATCAAGGACTGGAATGATAAAAAGCTTATAGAGAGTGTGCGCGATCGCTTTGTCACTGGTGATTGGTCGAAGGCTGCTAAAAGAAATCAAGACACAAAGGCGAcatttgaagatgaagaagctgtCTTTGGTGACTTCGAAGATTTAGAAACAGGTGAGAAGCATGATGGATATCATACAAATGAGACGAGAAAAGTTGCAAACAACAAGAAAGCTGGCTTAGATGAAGAGGAGCGGAGGCTCAAAAAGCTTGCTCTTCGTGCCAAGTTTGATGCTCAATATCCTTTTGACACCAAAGGTTTCTTATAGTTTTCaaacaattttatttatttaatgtcCTTCACCATCTGTTCTACCAAAAACCAAAGAAAAGTTCTTGTCGATTCCATTTTCATTTGTGTTTGAGAGTTTAATTAGGTTGATGGGTCCATATTGAAGGTTCTTGGTTATATCACATTTGTTCATATGTGAAGTCATAGTGTGTCTATGAACTCTCTGCAGTCTTGCATGTTTAGACGGAATTTCTTTTGTGACCTTAATATTATCTACATATGATGAACCTGATACAAGTGAGGAGGAACCTGATGATACACATGTAAGCCAGTTTGGACGAGATCGAGCTAAAGAAAGCGGCTATGTTGACAAGGTAAGTTTCTATCTTAGATGCAAGATCATTTCTACACTAGCTGGTGGGAGCTGACGCCAACTTCTTTCAGCTGAAGGAGGAGATTGAACTCCGGAAACAAATGAATATAGCCGAACTCAATGACCTTGATGAGGACACCCGATTAGAGGTTGAGGGTTTCCGGACAGGGACTTACCTTCGGTTGGAAGTTCATGATGTTCCTTATGAGATGGTTGAATATTTTGATCCCTGCCAGCCTGTTTTGGTTGGAGGAATTGGTCTTGGGGAAGAAAGCACTGGATACATGCAGGTTAGTGTACATCGAAAGTATTTATCAATTGGGTTTTGTTTCTATTGTTTTATGCTAGCTCTCCTGTTCTGCGTTGCTAATTTAAGATAGCTGCCCATATCTTATTGTTGATAGGGTGATTTTAGACAATTAGAACTATTCACATTCAGGTTAGTGTACATGAAAGGTGGTTTCTATGTTTTGTACTCACTTTCCAGTCTGGTCTCCACATCTAAGATTGCTAATAGGATGTCTAAACAATTAGATAACTTGAGACACAATAGGTGATTTTATGAAAGCTTAGAGTATGGTGAAGCGTAGGTGACCAATTTGTTatctttttttaaaagaaacaGCTTTTTTTATTCAGTAAACAAATGATCAACTGTCCCTAAAACAAACTAGACAAAGAAATTTAGACTACAACAGCTTGAAAATCTAGAGTGATAGAAGAAAGATGTAATCTTTAAACTGCTCAGATATAGAGGCCCAAAGAGAAGCCGAGAACTTAACTCTCCCCAAGTTTCCAACTGCGCACCAACACAAGCTTcaaagatcttttttttttttttttttttttgatccaTACCATCCCTGTTGAAGCTAACACTCCGCAGCCCCAAAGAATTTTGGCCTTTTTCACTTGACAGAAACATGATCcacgccccccccccccccccccccccctgaaGATCTGCACAAAACACAACATTGGGGAGAGAAACGGTTGTGTGTTCGTTTCTTTTGGAGAACATACCAGGTATTCACCCTCCCATGTGCCAAAAATCATCCTTACACTTGGACCTTAGTTTTCCGTGGAAATTTTGTTTGAACAAAGACTGGGTCTGAATCGTCACCAATTAGGAAGCTATGAAAAGATTTGCAGCAGAAATTCCAAGCAAACTCTACCCTTCATCTCCTTCCCAGGAAAGACTTATTCCTTGCTGATAAGTTCCTAATTCCTGGGCCTCCTCTCTCTTTGTTCTAGCAACACAATCTCCCACCAAACTAATTGATCCTTCTTACCTTCTCCATCTCCATCGTACATTAACATGCCCACTGGAATTTGAAATAAAGACAAGTAATAAGTAGGGAGACTCTCAAGAACTACTTGAATTACTGTCAATCTGCGCCCTTTAGATTAAATAGCCTCTTTCCAACTCaattctcttctctttctctacCACTGGATTCCAAAACAATGCGATTTTAGGGTTACCACCCAAAGGAAGACCTAAATATCTCATAGGCCAAACTCTTACTTCACATTCAAGTCACCAGCCAGTCTCTCTACTCTATCAGGCCTTGTGTTTATTGCAACTAGTGAGCTGTATTTATTGATTTTTGATCCCGGA encodes the following:
- the LOC133745840 gene encoding uncharacterized protein LOC133745840, producing the protein MEQSHKAHRSRQSGSKADKKKSQKDSKKQNPKAFAFSSTVKAKRLQSRAVEKEQRRLHVPTIDRSYGEQPPFVVLVHGPPKVGKSLLIKSLVKHYTKHDLREVKGPITIVSGKQRRVQFVECPNDINGMIDAAKFADLALLLIDGSYGFEMETFEFLNILQVHGFPKVMGVLTHLDKFKDAKKLRKAKQHLKHRFWTEIYDGAKLFYLSGLIHEKYVKREIHNLARFISVMKFHPLSWRTAHPYVLVDRFEDVTPPEKVRLNDKCDRNVTLYGYLRGCNMKKGTKIHIAGVGDYSVAGMTGLADPCPLPSAAKKKGLRDKEKLFYAPMSGLGDLLYDKDAVYININDHFVQFSNQDEKEEATNKGELEDVGATMVKSLQNPKYSLDEKLEQSFINFYIQKPKLESQHDEKDLDESRKHIRMREPLEEHQFGETMKAGGSGQESNVEDIDGSESKSYQNDAARNVALTKSDSSGSDRENGDVSDQDVNLKDHLKEHVEFHDGRSRRKVIFENDLNPTDMEDSEEESEDDDDGGDNDADNHTSSGSESSEEDREIDETDDDVGNIAKWKEALAERTFSRQTTNLMQLVYGKSSSVSTKANEEQDSSEEESDGDDFFKPKGDGIKKHRVEAENWNVEDSSKFTNHSIKDWNDKKLIESVRDRFVTGDWSKAAKRNQDTKATFEDEEAVFGDFEDLETGEKHDGYHTNETRKVANNKKAGLDEEERRLKKLALRAKFDAQYDEPDTSEEEPDDTHVSQFGRDRAKESGYVDKLKEEIELRKQMNIAELNDLDEDTRLEVEGFRTGTYLRLEVHDVPYEMVEYFDPCQPVLVGGIGLGEESTGYMQARLKRHRWHKKVLKTSDPIIVSIGWRRYQTIPVYAIEDCNGRHRMLKYTPEHMHCLAMFWGPLAPPNTGVVAFQNLSNNQATFRITATAVVLEFNHASRIVKKLKLVGYPCKIFKNTALIKDMFTSDLEIARFEGASVRTVSGIRGQVKKAAKEEIGNQPKKKGGQPKEGIVRCTFEDKIKMSDIVFLRAWTQVDVPCFYNPLTTSLQPRALTWRGMKTVAELRRERNIPIPVNKDSLYKPIERKQRKFNPLVIPKAVQASLPFKSKPKDTPNRRKQLLEDRRAVVREPHEQKIHALLQNLRLIKSEKLKKRKIKDEKKRKEIEAQKAKDEQLTRKRQREERRERYRVQDKAQKKMRRHAED